One window of Xanthomonas sp. 10-10 genomic DNA carries:
- a CDS encoding triple tyrosine motif-containing protein, whose product MPREPPIRLHLLWRLCAAVIVVLCSYGWPCTPVYAEGIAATRAGLLQFHHTAWSTERGAPADIWDIQQADAGPLWLATGFGLFQFDGDRFARQAAPDGEAYASHNMTALALAPDDTAWIGYFNAGIDRLADGHLTHFSPGRDVPAGMVFRIEHDGSGRWWAAIDGGLCWFDGQRWQRAGADWGYTAERAHWLLRDVRGTLWVSDGTQILSLRPGAKRFEPSGQQVGLYVTMAESPDGAIWVADPYRGVFALTDAHGDVLPAAARARLQFPGLFARRIRFMRDGALWGSDYAAHGLFRIALPTSPTPVLERFGTVQGLTSATAGPLLEDREGNLWAGTNLGLNRFRHRALLPLASLLPGQAMAVATFNPAPGTAARPLLASLRDGRLLALSRDRLEGLQHGASHHILDVPATANGWVLGEHALLRLQVGRVQPVALPLGLPTGAIRAFVVDNRNHPWVCPDAGGPYAFDGNAWQPLPTLQDSPCTVLASTRDGGVWVGTIKGDVRLLQGRQVTRYSTEDGLSVGPITAIWQGPSLTLVAGETGLAALGADGRFRQVADQTNPLLQGITGIVQDRHGTLWLNGNRGVVQIAQPALLRSVQSGVVSPALRLYDIMDGLPGVAQQATPVPTAIAADDGLLWFTTNQGLAWLDPEQTYRNPTAPEVSITDVVANDRPYPRTAGLRLPRWTHRLRIGYDAVSLTRPERVRFRYRLEGVDAQWQDAGNRNEAFYTNLAPGRYRFRIAAANNDGVWNARGDTLDFVIEAAFVQTWQFKVCVALALLLTLAMLWRMRTRHVAGRLRARLEERYRERERIARELHDTLLQGTQGLILRLHAASRSLPQDDPRRLELEQAVDLAENALVEGRDRVNGLRDSYSLRQDLAAALQRAREASMPPASADLQVSVEGRPVALRPLVADEVFQLGREALANADRHADATRIALELRYGSRDFVLRIRDDGCGLDPDVLHGHARTGHWGLTGMQERAKRIGAKMQLWSRPGSGTAIQITLPARTAYATPPRWWWRFRPARSTESSNG is encoded by the coding sequence ATGCCGCGCGAGCCCCCCATCCGCCTCCACCTGCTCTGGCGCCTGTGCGCAGCGGTGATCGTTGTGCTGTGCAGTTACGGGTGGCCTTGCACCCCCGTGTATGCCGAAGGCATCGCCGCAACGCGTGCTGGGCTGCTGCAATTCCACCACACCGCCTGGAGCACCGAGCGCGGCGCACCGGCAGATATCTGGGATATCCAGCAAGCCGATGCCGGGCCATTGTGGCTGGCGACCGGATTTGGGCTGTTTCAGTTCGATGGTGACCGTTTCGCGCGGCAGGCGGCGCCGGATGGCGAGGCCTATGCATCGCACAACATGACCGCGCTTGCGCTGGCGCCGGACGACACCGCCTGGATCGGCTACTTCAACGCCGGCATCGATCGCCTTGCCGACGGTCACCTGACGCACTTCAGCCCGGGCAGGGACGTGCCTGCCGGCATGGTGTTCCGCATCGAGCACGATGGAAGTGGGCGCTGGTGGGCCGCCATCGATGGCGGTTTGTGCTGGTTCGATGGACAACGCTGGCAGCGTGCAGGCGCCGACTGGGGCTACACCGCCGAGCGCGCGCATTGGCTGCTGCGCGATGTGCGCGGCACGCTCTGGGTCAGCGACGGCACCCAGATTCTGTCGTTGCGGCCTGGCGCCAAACGCTTCGAACCCAGCGGCCAGCAGGTAGGCCTCTACGTCACCATGGCCGAAAGTCCGGACGGAGCGATCTGGGTTGCAGACCCGTACCGCGGCGTGTTTGCGTTGACCGATGCGCATGGCGACGTGCTGCCCGCCGCGGCCCGTGCCCGGCTGCAATTTCCCGGGCTGTTCGCGCGGCGCATCCGGTTCATGCGCGATGGCGCGCTATGGGGCAGCGACTACGCGGCGCATGGTCTGTTCCGTATCGCCTTGCCCACATCGCCCACGCCGGTGCTGGAACGCTTCGGAACCGTACAAGGCCTGACCTCCGCCACTGCCGGCCCCTTGCTCGAAGACCGCGAAGGCAATCTGTGGGCCGGCACCAATCTGGGCCTCAACCGGTTCCGGCATCGCGCGTTGCTGCCCCTGGCGTCCTTGCTGCCGGGCCAGGCGATGGCGGTGGCGACCTTCAATCCCGCCCCGGGCACCGCCGCACGGCCGCTCCTGGCCAGCCTGCGCGATGGCCGGCTGCTGGCCTTGAGCCGCGATCGCCTCGAAGGCTTGCAGCATGGTGCGTCCCACCACATCCTGGATGTGCCGGCGACCGCCAATGGCTGGGTGCTCGGCGAGCATGCCTTGCTACGTCTGCAGGTCGGCCGCGTGCAACCGGTGGCGCTGCCGCTCGGCCTGCCGACCGGCGCCATCCGCGCCTTCGTCGTGGACAACCGCAACCATCCCTGGGTCTGCCCGGATGCCGGCGGCCCCTACGCTTTCGACGGCAACGCCTGGCAGCCGCTGCCCACTCTGCAGGACAGCCCGTGCACGGTGCTCGCCAGCACGCGCGATGGCGGCGTGTGGGTGGGCACCATCAAGGGCGATGTGCGCCTGCTGCAGGGCCGGCAGGTGACGCGCTACAGCACAGAAGATGGCCTGTCGGTGGGGCCGATCACCGCCATCTGGCAAGGCCCATCGCTCACGCTGGTCGCCGGCGAAACCGGGCTGGCGGCGCTGGGCGCCGACGGCCGGTTCCGGCAAGTGGCCGATCAGACCAATCCGCTCCTGCAAGGCATCACCGGCATCGTGCAGGACCGGCACGGCACGCTGTGGTTGAACGGCAACCGCGGCGTGGTGCAGATCGCTCAACCTGCGCTGCTGCGCAGCGTGCAATCGGGCGTGGTCAGCCCGGCGCTGCGCCTGTACGACATCATGGACGGGTTGCCCGGTGTCGCCCAGCAGGCCACACCGGTCCCCACGGCCATCGCCGCCGACGACGGCCTGTTGTGGTTCACCACCAACCAGGGCCTGGCCTGGCTGGACCCCGAACAGACCTACCGCAACCCCACCGCGCCGGAAGTCTCCATCACCGACGTGGTCGCCAACGACCGCCCCTACCCGCGCACCGCCGGGCTGCGCCTGCCCAGGTGGACGCACCGCCTGCGCATCGGCTACGACGCTGTGAGCCTGACCCGGCCGGAACGCGTGCGCTTCCGCTACCGGCTGGAGGGCGTGGACGCGCAATGGCAGGACGCCGGCAACCGTAACGAGGCGTTCTATACCAACCTCGCGCCCGGCCGTTACCGCTTCCGCATTGCCGCCGCCAACAACGATGGCGTATGGAACGCGCGCGGCGACACCCTGGACTTCGTCATCGAAGCGGCCTTCGTGCAGACCTGGCAGTTCAAGGTGTGCGTCGCGCTCGCCCTGCTGCTAACGCTTGCGATGCTGTGGCGCATGCGCACCCGGCATGTTGCCGGACGCCTGCGTGCACGACTGGAAGAGCGCTACCGCGAACGCGAACGCATCGCGCGCGAGCTGCACGACACCTTGTTGCAGGGCACCCAGGGGCTGATCCTGCGGCTGCATGCCGCCAGCCGCTCGTTGCCGCAGGACGACCCGCGCCGGCTGGAGCTCGAACAGGCGGTCGACCTGGCCGAGAATGCGCTGGTCGAAGGCCGCGACCGCGTCAACGGCCTGCGCGACAGTTATTCGCTGCGCCAGGATCTGGCCGCCGCACTGCAGCGCGCACGCGAGGCCAGCATGCCACCGGCGTCGGCCGACCTGCAGGTGTCGGTGGAAGGACGCCCGGTGGCGCTGCGCCCGCTGGTGGCCGACGAAGTGTTCCAGCTTGGCCGCGAAGCATTGGCCAATGCCGATCGCCATGCCGACGCCACGCGCATCGCGCTGGAACTGCGTTACGGTTCACGTGACTTCGTGCTGCGCATCCGCGACGATGGCTGCGGCCTGGATCCGGACGTGCTGCATGGGCATGCGCGCACCGGGCACTGGGGGCTGACCGGCATGCAGGAACGCGCCAAACGCATCGGCGCCAAGATGCAGTTGTGGTCGCGTCCAGGCAGCGGCACCGCAATCCAGATCACGCTTCCGGCCCGCACCGCCTATGCGACGCCACCGCGCTGGTGGTGGCGATTTCGACCTGCACGATCCACGGAGAGCTCCAATGGCTGA